Proteins from one Chloroflexota bacterium genomic window:
- a CDS encoding DUF4145 domain-containing protein has product MEGHNLIALELAGFDSIQLPPNVPREAREDYHEAQRCSQVDAYKGVVTLCRRALQIAVESVESKEADKKGSLRDKIDKLAQQEVISSDFASLAHGIRFFGNYGAHPQEDELKQITKVEAETTFYLTGQLLSRLFKLSETSTGDWQKVE; this is encoded by the coding sequence ATGGAGGGTCACAACCTCATTGCTTTGGAATTAGCGGGATTTGATTCTATTCAACTACCACCAAATGTGCCCAGAGAGGCAAGAGAAGATTATCATGAAGCCCAGCGCTGTTCTCAAGTCGACGCCTATAAGGGTGTAGTAACTTTGTGTCGCCGCGCTCTACAGATCGCAGTCGAGTCTGTCGAGTCTAAAGAAGCAGATAAGAAAGGCAGCCTTAGAGACAAGATAGACAAATTAGCTCAGCAAGAAGTGATTTCTTCAGATTTTGCGAGCCTAGCTCATGGCATTCGTTTTTTTGGAAATTACGGCGCTCACCCACAAGAAGACGAACTTAAGCAAATAACGAAGGTGGAAGCTGAAACCACCTTTTACCTGACAGGACAATTGCTTAGTCGATTGTTTAAACTATCTGAGACCTCGACTGGTGATTGGCAAAAAGTGGAATAG